A window of Ignicoccus hospitalis KIN4/I contains these coding sequences:
- a CDS encoding molybdate ABC transporter permease subunit, whose amino-acid sequence MKAVAIALALLGTLIMLSPFAVVPPTKVLEEMGDREVLFAVWLSLATSLVSTALVLSLALPTAYSLSRGFAGSGLVEALLSAPNALPPVAVGALLLIFFSRTPIGQLVDSVIPIVFSVPGIIIAQASVTFPLALKPLRSAMRGLHEDVLLMARTLGCTNFCLFKKIILPSISNTLKSSSVLVFTRSLAEFGATVTLAGSIRFKTETLPIAIYLNMSSGNLEKMIALITLASFLGFALLSLSKRWES is encoded by the coding sequence ATGAAGGCGGTGGCGATAGCTTTGGCCCTCTTGGGGACTTTGATAATGTTGTCCCCCTTCGCGGTGGTGCCTCCAACTAAGGTCTTGGAGGAGATGGGGGACAGGGAGGTCTTGTTCGCCGTTTGGCTAAGCTTGGCAACCTCTTTGGTTTCCACCGCTTTAGTATTGAGCCTAGCGCTCCCTACGGCCTACTCCTTGTCGCGCGGCTTCGCGGGGAGCGGTTTGGTAGAGGCCTTGTTAAGCGCCCCCAACGCCCTGCCTCCGGTCGCAGTGGGCGCTCTCCTACTGATCTTCTTCTCCCGTACGCCCATAGGTCAGCTGGTGGACAGCGTAATCCCCATAGTGTTCAGTGTGCCAGGGATAATAATTGCACAAGCCTCTGTCACCTTCCCGCTCGCCTTAAAGCCGTTGAGGTCCGCCATGAGGGGCTTACACGAAGACGTCTTGCTTATGGCGAGGACGTTAGGTTGCACCAACTTTTGCTTATTTAAGAAAATTATATTGCCCTCTATTTCAAATACACTAAAATCTTCTTCGGTCTTGGTCTTTACGAGGTCTTTGGCAGAGTTCGGAGCGACAGTAACCTTGGCCGGCTCAATAAGATTTAAGACGGAAACGCTTCCAATAGCTATATACCTCAATATGAGTTCAGGAAACTTAGAAAAGATGATAGCTCTAATAACGTTGGCCTCCTTTCTCGGCTTCGCTTTACTGTCGCTCTCCAAGAGGTGGGAGAGTTGA
- the modA gene encoding molybdate ABC transporter substrate-binding protein produces the protein MNKRALTMTVALFIFGLSVVALATHVINNSSKKTLLVFLPAAGKRVWQELIPLFEKRYGVEVEAVYGSSGRLLQQAYVSERGDVLGSATPPYMNKAVEYGLVYPETVSYVACMRPAILVPKDVNVSGLDDLIKRGIRILMCDPEGCAVGKFFKYALAKEGLWEKISKKVVGYTENFSKLIAALLVGKAEAALGWDVAARWYPGKLKAVPLDLAGPYEPCIEVAVLKSTKNLGLAKLFVKFITSKEALEKCREYGYSPPR, from the coding sequence TTGAACAAACGCGCGCTTACGATGACCGTAGCCCTCTTTATCTTCGGCCTCAGCGTCGTAGCGCTGGCCACTCACGTTATTAACAATAGCTCAAAGAAGACCTTGCTCGTCTTTCTGCCGGCGGCGGGGAAGAGGGTTTGGCAAGAGCTGATCCCGCTGTTTGAGAAGAGGTACGGGGTGGAGGTGGAGGCGGTCTACGGCTCTTCGGGGAGGTTGTTGCAACAAGCTTACGTGTCCGAGAGGGGGGACGTCCTGGGGAGCGCCACCCCGCCTTACATGAACAAGGCAGTGGAGTACGGCTTGGTGTACCCAGAGACGGTGTCGTACGTAGCTTGTATGAGGCCAGCAATCTTGGTTCCGAAAGACGTTAACGTATCGGGCCTTGATGATTTAATAAAGAGGGGCATCAGAATACTGATGTGTGACCCCGAAGGCTGTGCGGTGGGCAAGTTCTTCAAGTACGCTTTAGCTAAGGAGGGCTTGTGGGAGAAAATCTCAAAGAAGGTAGTTGGCTATACTGAGAACTTCTCCAAGCTGATTGCAGCACTGCTCGTAGGAAAGGCGGAGGCTGCCTTGGGCTGGGACGTAGCGGCTCGCTGGTACCCCGGCAAGCTTAAGGCCGTGCCGCTCGACCTCGCCGGCCCCTACGAGCCGTGTATAGAAGTTGCTGTACTTAAGAGTACTAAAAACTTGGGTTTGGCAAAGTTGTTTGTAAAGTTCATCACATCTAAGGAAGCCCTCGAGAAGTGCCGAGAGTACGGCTACTCGCCGCCGAGGTGA
- a CDS encoding Tfx family DNA-binding protein — translation MEPTPRQLLALMLRSKGYGVTEIAKMLNTSKQNVTSLIKRGMKNVKKYEVTYKLLKASGAKRVVFFDEGVKLYDVASQLIKIADSLSIKLKGNINDIMSYLKFEGDVINGALAKPHAVGVLEDGHLVVLKDEALEEFGKLVTLYETVVNKGDLSER, via the coding sequence TTGGAGCCCACCCCTCGACAGCTCCTCGCGTTGATGCTTAGGAGCAAGGGGTACGGCGTTACCGAGATAGCTAAGATGTTAAACACTTCCAAGCAGAACGTTACTTCCCTTATAAAGAGAGGTATGAAGAACGTAAAGAAGTACGAGGTGACGTACAAGCTATTGAAGGCGAGCGGGGCCAAGCGCGTGGTCTTCTTCGACGAGGGCGTTAAGCTGTACGACGTCGCCTCGCAATTAATTAAAATAGCCGACTCGTTGTCAATAAAGCTCAAGGGTAACATAAATGACATTATGTCTTACTTGAAATTCGAAGGGGACGTGATTAACGGGGCTTTGGCCAAGCCTCACGCAGTGGGGGTCCTCGAGGACGGACATCTAGTAGTGTTAAAGGACGAGGCTCTGGAGGAGTTCGGTAAACTGGTGACACTTTACGAAACTGTCGTTAATAAGGGAGATCTGAGCGAGAGGTAA
- a CDS encoding thermonuclease family protein — translation MEPLTLFTLFHVFVIDGDTFVYHGVKFRLYGVNAPERGMPCYEEAREALKEFFERGAQAITVGEDRFGRRLVLVWNSRGSAASWLFSKGLAIPYPYAGPLVAKGYLADALAKWRPGCLFKVGRTLVELVTFTYNPPGPDKEEIVLKNKSFKTVTVTLMNKRWSSVVVEVGPGVQTVTVTNFLGNKGDALVVHVKGTLQALVAYIPKAFTSTVYPGGTWSPPLDSSSR, via the coding sequence GTGGAGCCGCTAACCCTCTTCACGCTCTTCCACGTGTTCGTAATTGATGGAGACACTTTCGTTTATCACGGCGTGAAGTTCAGGCTTTACGGAGTCAACGCTCCGGAGAGGGGCATGCCTTGTTACGAAGAGGCCAGAGAGGCCTTGAAGGAGTTCTTTGAGAGGGGAGCTCAAGCGATAACCGTGGGCGAAGACCGCTTCGGCCGGCGCTTGGTCTTAGTTTGGAACTCCCGAGGTTCCGCGGCCTCTTGGCTGTTCTCCAAGGGGCTGGCGATCCCCTACCCCTACGCGGGCCCCTTGGTCGCTAAGGGTTACTTGGCGGACGCCTTAGCCAAGTGGAGGCCGGGCTGTCTGTTCAAGGTAGGGAGGACCTTGGTAGAACTCGTAACCTTTACCTACAACCCTCCCGGCCCCGATAAGGAGGAGATAGTGTTAAAGAACAAGTCCTTCAAAACGGTAACCGTCACATTGATGAACAAGAGGTGGTCCAGCGTCGTGGTCGAAGTCGGGCCGGGCGTGCAGACGGTAACGGTGACTAACTTCCTCGGCAACAAAGGGGACGCGTTAGTAGTCCACGTGAAGGGGACTCTACAAGCCCTGGTCGCTTACATACCTAAAGCGTTCACCAGTACCGTTTACCCGGGAGGAACTTGGAGCCCACCCCTCGACAGCTCCTCGCGTTGA
- the prf1 gene encoding peptide chain release factor aRF-1 has product MSQTKGVEISRAELKRLLKELEQWSAPATTLLSLYIPPGRPVGDVMELLRKELSVADNVKLKKTREAVKAALTAAMERLKMFDKVPPNGLVIFCGVNPNTEKLECFTFSPPDKVPVFFYRTDKKFHTEFLKDMVEEPEVYGLILVERGRMIVGALKGSRIEVLGEATGFIPGKHHRGGQSQRRFDRLIEQAAEAFYKHAGERASQLLLPYLEQKRLKGVLIGGPAFSKQDFLEAGGLDYRIKQLTIGLYDVADVDEHGLHELVQRAADDIKGQKYAEATKALEEFKRHLARDTGYAVYGEAETLEALNMGMLKTLLISEDHPRLEEITELAKRYGTEVVVIEGVPEAEWFKKTFGIAGIKRFK; this is encoded by the coding sequence GTGTCTCAGACCAAGGGCGTGGAGATCAGTAGGGCCGAGCTCAAGCGGCTCTTGAAGGAATTGGAGCAGTGGAGCGCCCCCGCGACGACCCTCTTGAGCTTGTACATACCGCCCGGCAGGCCGGTAGGGGACGTAATGGAGCTCTTGAGGAAAGAGCTCAGCGTCGCTGACAACGTCAAGTTGAAGAAGACCAGGGAAGCGGTCAAGGCGGCTCTGACGGCAGCAATGGAGAGGTTAAAGATGTTCGACAAGGTTCCTCCTAACGGGCTAGTGATATTCTGCGGCGTAAACCCGAACACGGAGAAGCTGGAGTGCTTCACCTTCTCGCCGCCGGACAAGGTTCCGGTCTTCTTCTACAGGACGGACAAGAAGTTCCACACGGAGTTCCTCAAGGATATGGTCGAGGAACCCGAAGTTTACGGCTTAATACTGGTGGAGAGGGGAAGGATGATCGTGGGGGCACTCAAGGGCTCCAGGATAGAGGTCCTCGGAGAGGCCACAGGCTTCATACCCGGTAAACACCACCGAGGCGGCCAGTCCCAGAGGAGGTTCGACCGACTGATAGAACAAGCGGCCGAGGCGTTCTACAAACACGCCGGTGAGAGGGCCTCTCAGCTGCTGCTGCCTTATCTAGAACAAAAGAGGTTGAAGGGCGTCCTCATAGGTGGTCCCGCCTTCTCGAAGCAAGACTTCTTAGAGGCCGGGGGGCTGGACTACCGAATAAAACAGCTCACCATAGGCCTTTACGACGTAGCGGATGTGGACGAACACGGGCTTCACGAGCTCGTCCAAAGGGCGGCGGATGACATAAAGGGCCAGAAGTACGCCGAGGCAACTAAGGCCTTGGAGGAGTTCAAGCGACACTTGGCGAGGGACACGGGCTACGCAGTATACGGCGAGGCCGAGACCCTGGAGGCGTTGAACATGGGCATGTTGAAAACTTTATTGATATCCGAGGATCACCCGAGGCTGGAGGAGATAACGGAGCTCGCGAAGAGGTACGGTACAGAAGTGGTCGTAATAGAGGGCGTCCCGGAGGCCGAGTGGTTCAAGAAGACGTTCGGCATAGCCGGGATAAAGAGGTTCAAGTGA
- a CDS encoding GMP synthase subunit A has protein sequence MVKVLVVAFGGQYNHLIKRSIERIGHEAALRPYNLPPPDEGEFDCVVFGGGPLTMPKDFDKVKGLEAYLRWKKPLLGICLGHQVLALLNGGEVGPSPKPEYGDVTIFVDDEDDILRGLAPSFRAWESHNEEVLREPPNSKVIAHSENTRVQALKYYNGPYYGVQFHPEVQHTEKGSLVFQNFVELCKR, from the coding sequence GTGGTTAAAGTCCTCGTGGTGGCCTTCGGGGGCCAGTACAACCACTTGATAAAGAGGAGTATCGAGAGGATAGGTCACGAGGCCGCGCTCCGTCCCTACAACCTCCCTCCCCCCGACGAGGGCGAGTTCGACTGCGTGGTCTTTGGAGGCGGTCCCCTAACCATGCCTAAGGACTTCGACAAAGTTAAGGGCTTGGAAGCCTACTTGCGTTGGAAGAAGCCGCTGCTGGGCATCTGCTTGGGCCACCAAGTCTTGGCCCTCTTGAACGGCGGCGAGGTGGGGCCCTCCCCTAAGCCGGAGTACGGCGACGTCACCATATTCGTAGACGACGAGGACGACATACTGAGGGGGCTGGCCCCCTCCTTTAGGGCTTGGGAGAGCCACAACGAAGAAGTGCTCCGAGAGCCTCCGAACAGTAAAGTAATAGCCCACAGCGAGAACACCCGGGTGCAAGCCCTCAAATATTACAACGGGCCCTATTACGGAGTCCAGTTCCACCCTGAAGTCCAGCACACGGAAAAGGGTTCCTTGGTCTTTCAGAACTTCGTCGAGCTGTGCAAGAGGTGA
- a CDS encoding 50S ribosomal protein L2: MGKRLRVQRHGRGTPQWRNRGHLRVAPGRYPSPEVLKLDETYEGYVVELKHDPGRWVPLAHIVIPNVADFWIPAAEGMYTGQKVQIGPNAAPVNGNILPLYAIPEGTQIFNVEIRPGDGGKLARSGGAYAILVGKSGNSAIIQLPSGKVKQVNAKARATIGIAAGAGRDEKPLLKAGNAYYKWKAKAKKWPVVRGVAMNAVNHPHGGGNHQSPGYPTTVARNAPPGQKVGHIAARCTGRGCKQAKARLGLK, from the coding sequence ATGGGCAAGAGGCTGAGGGTACAAAGGCACGGCAGAGGGACGCCGCAGTGGAGGAACAGGGGTCACCTAAGGGTAGCCCCTGGCCGCTACCCCTCTCCGGAGGTGCTCAAGCTTGACGAAACATACGAAGGGTACGTAGTGGAGCTTAAGCACGACCCGGGCCGCTGGGTCCCCCTGGCTCATATAGTAATTCCCAACGTAGCCGACTTCTGGATCCCCGCCGCTGAGGGCATGTACACCGGCCAGAAGGTTCAGATAGGCCCCAACGCGGCCCCTGTGAACGGAAACATCTTGCCCCTTTATGCAATTCCCGAAGGAACTCAGATATTCAACGTGGAGATAAGGCCTGGAGACGGGGGGAAGCTCGCGAGGAGCGGAGGGGCCTACGCGATCCTCGTGGGCAAGAGCGGAAACAGCGCGATAATACAACTCCCGAGCGGCAAGGTGAAGCAAGTAAACGCCAAGGCTAGGGCTACCATAGGCATAGCGGCGGGAGCGGGAAGGGACGAGAAGCCACTGCTGAAGGCCGGAAACGCGTATTACAAGTGGAAGGCCAAGGCCAAGAAGTGGCCGGTAGTTAGGGGCGTGGCGATGAACGCGGTCAACCACCCGCACGGAGGCGGGAACCACCAGAGCCCCGGCTATCCGACCACCGTCGCGAGGAACGCCCCGCCGGGACAGAAGGTCGGCCACATCGCCGCCCGGTGCACTGGAAGGGGCTGCAAGCAAGCGAAGGCGAGGCTCGGCCTCAAGTGA